In one window of Pieris brassicae chromosome 10, ilPieBrab1.1, whole genome shotgun sequence DNA:
- the LOC123714999 gene encoding sorting nexin-25 isoform X3 has translation MSERRFYVVLPLCILLFWCFPLIWNLTYFILFSTTLIVTIFTFTFFGHISLSSPHQTSLFLFNSIEKKSRVLESAIKDEKNAWSYTNKKPHLPIIFGRTVDSQLQQLLDYFLRDFVTQWIKELTHKPEPIIEKFKVHVWGAIQNIYERLLRIDAEKLLANDMVTKVTQHFERIRISTSCAMELNQPPVFALMPHLMSLDTELHYLRQISEMMVMYLMPRCYSLTPGSHLLREVLACKILQPAIDIITDPDYINQKIIQYLEAQKEVDAMHVRTHEYAKTFEDYIRLINSCNNVDTLKRLRYDIVTQIMQATTLQNIKRAKGVDIEVIEKSGNLNNVSRQQVADAKKLKRYIDQLSIAKADCEDALKRHGWDGAFPVLESDVNTMPLHKIMESVAGRKYLAMFLETLCSQGLVGFWSAVEELRHSHRHNWHQLGAEIFYTYIRSPTAEIKVDKETRKRMESFLLGDTGPEVFYEVRDSVVDTIQDKYYHSFLLSDHYSALLAELATEEDKDTGAAASGVEEREEGEGLSPGAGGTEGGAGAHLAEHSTYARRKLDRLHERHSNKTQALAALRASLKPESPALTMLANEVEKLAGEQMRLEAHLARTDTWAEHLGSWRATVHSAELLDESKPPQFVVVVHMAQSEAEEEKPQHICSGWVLLKTLAEFQELHRKLRPMCSELKNLELPSNSFKFIFGKNDKNSLEKAKLLIQKYLEFILEDDRLNQSEAVYTFLNPSSEHLKRGDLPKKNKFSFSTLFKSSSAEAPSRSSCEREAFPASADEDDISSYLDGNGELARHQTNGSVRAGPGGEERDGVAEPLYALLSEVFDARGVFKWLRKTLVSFVQITYGRTINSIRVNRRRSVDVNERTVSGKLRRQSRGCSRSKCCTTTSARRSSPGGREASCPRPPSTGMSWTKVNLNYYFLFIFML, from the exons ATGTCTGAGCGAAGATTTTATGTTGTGCTTCCCTTATGCATCTTACTGTTTTGGTGCTTTCCTTTAATATGGAATTTAACttacttcattttatttagtaccaCACTTATTGTGACTATATTTACGTTTACTTTTTTTGGTCATATCTCACTGTCGTCACCACACCAAACGtcgctatttttatttaatagtatagaaaaaaaatctcgcGTGCTAGAGAGTGCAATAAAA gATGAAAAAAATGCTTGGAGTTATACCAATAAAAAGCCACATTTACCAATTATATTTGGAAGAACAGTGGATAGTCAGCTGCAACAGTTACTGGACTATTTTTTAAGAGATTTTGTCACTCAATGGATAAAAGAGCTGACTCACAAGCCAGAACCAATAATTGAAAAGTTTAAGGTGCATGTTTGGGGCgctattcaaaatatatatgaaagatTGTTAAGAATAGATGCTGAAAAATTGTTAGCCAATGACATGGTCACAAAAGTCACACAACACTTTGAAAGAATAAGGATTTCTACAAGTTGTGC aATGGAACTTAATCAACCTCCAGTGTTCGCTTTAATGCCACATTTGATGTCTTTGGATACAGAATTACACTATCTACGACAAATAAGTGAAATGATGGTTATGTATTTGATGCCACGCTGTTACTCTTTGACACCAGGTTCACATTTACTCCGAGAAGTATTGGCTTGTAAAA ttcTACAACCCGCTATTGACATCATCACAGACCCAGATTATATAAACCAAAAGATAATACAATATCTGGAGGCTCAAAAGGAAGTGGACGCAATGCATGTTAGGACCCACGAATATGCTAAGACATTTGAGGATTATATTCGCTTAATCAATAGCTGTAATAATGTGGACACACTCAAGCGCTTAcg ATATGACATAGTGACTCAAATTATGCAAGCGACCACTTTGCAAAACATCAAACGGGCAAAAGGCGTCGACATCGAGGTGATCGAGAAGAGTGGCAACTTGAACAACGTCAGTCGACAGCAAGTGGCAGATGCGAAGaaactaaaaagatacatCGATCAGTTATCTATTGCGAAGGCCGACTGCGAAGACGCTCTAAAAAGGCACGGCTGGGATGGAGCGTTTCCAGTTCTCGAGTCTGACGTCAAC ACAATGCCCTTGCATAAGATCATGGAGAGCGTCGCCGGCAGAAAGTATCTGGCGATGTTCTTAGAGACTCTGTGTTCCCAAGGTCTGGTGGGCTTTTGGTCTGCCGTCGAAGAGCTGCGCCACAGCCACAGGCACAACTGGCACCAGCTGGGCGCCGAGATCTTCTACACCTACATCAGGTCACCCACGGCCGAAATTAAAGTCGATAAG GAGACCAGAAAGAGGATGGAATCCTTCCTCCTCGGGGACACGGGACCGGAAGTGTTCTACGAAGTGCGGGACTCGGTGGTGGACACGATTCAGGACAAGTACTACCACTCGTTCCTGCTCAGCGACCACTATAGCGCTCTCCTCGCGGAGCTGGCCACGGAGGAGGACAAGG ACACGGGCGCGGCGGCCTCCGGGGTCGAAGAGCGCGAGGAAGGCGAAGGGCTTTCGCCGGGCGCCGGAGGGACCGAGGGAGGCGCGGGAGCCCATCTCGCGGAGCACTCCACCTACGCCAGGAGGAAGCTGGACCGGCTGCACGAGAGACACAGCAACAAGACGCAAGCGTTGGCCGCGTTGCGAGCCTCTCTGAAACCCGAGTCGCCCGCCCTGACGATGCTGGCGAACGAAGTGGAGAAGCTGGCCGGGGAGCAGATGCGCCTCGAGGCACACTTGGCCCGGACCGACACATGGGCGGAACATCTGGGCAGCTGGCGGGCCACGGTGCACAGCGCTGAG CTGCTGGACGAGTCCAAGCCCCCGCAGTTCGTGGTGGTGGTGCACATGGCGCAAAGCGAGGCCGAGGAGGAGAAGCCGCAGCACATCTGCTCGGGGTGGGTGCTGCTGAAGACTCTCGCCGAGTTCCAG GAACTGCATCGCAAGCTGAGGCCCATGTGTTCGGAATTAAAGAATCTCGAGTTGCCTTcgaattcatttaaatttattttcggGAAAAACGACAAAAACTCGCTGGAGAAGGCCAAACTTttgatacagaaatatttagAG TTTATCCTAGAAGACGATAGATTAAATCAGTCCGAAGCCGTGTACACCTTCTTGAACCCGAGCTCCGAGCACCTGAAGAGGGGCGACCTTCCCAAGAAAAACAAGTTCTCCTTCTCGACATTATTCAAAAG CAGCAGCGCCGAGGCGCCGAGTCGTTCCTCCTGCGAGAGGGAAGCGTTTCCGGCGTCGGCGGACGAGGACGACATCTCCTCGTACTTGGACGGGAACGGCGAGCTCGCCCGGCACCAGACGAACGGCTCCGTGAGAG CGGGGCCGGGGGGCGAGGAGCGGGACGGCGTGGCCGAGCCCCTTTACGCCCTGCTGAGCGAAGTGTTCGACGCGAGAGGAGTCTTCAAGTGGCTCCGGAAGACCCTCGTCTCCTTCGTGCAGATCACCTACGGACGGACCATCAACAG TATTCGCGTGAACCGAAGACGAAGCGTCGACGTGAACGAGCGAACTGTCTCAGGCAAATTAAGGAGACAATCTCGTGGTTGTTCTCGGAGCAAATGCTGCACTACTACATCAGCGCGGCGCTCAAGTCCTGGTGGCCGGGAGGCGAGCTGTCCGAGACCACCTTCGACAGGAATGTCATGGACAAAGGTAAACttgaattactattttttatttatatttatgcttTAA